The following coding sequences are from one Formosa haliotis window:
- a CDS encoding IS3 family transposase (programmed frameshift) translates to MRSKPKHYTLEFKQKAVELSYAKDNVKQVCEDLDIFPSVLYRWRKELKDYGKNSFPGRGKPKMTDEEKEIDRLKKALKEAELERDNLKKGDWHLLRERQEKYRFIKQHLLKFPVEAMCKVLKVSKSGYYHWLQSGPSKLWIENQKISSLVRSIFEKSFQSYGSPRIKSELEALGYKVSKPRVARIMSANYLFAKRKRKFKTTTDSNHNYPIAPNLLNQCFDVNREKQVWVSDLTYIQTKQGWLYLTVIIDLFNRKVVGWSLSKDLTTDNTIVRAWNMAIKNTTLQEPLIFHSDRGVQYASQKFTSIIKSYEGLVKQSMSRKGNCWDNAVAESFFKSLKVEWVYRHNYKLRSEAELSIFEWIETWYNNRRRHSFLGNRSIREFELDMYNHELAA, encoded by the exons ATGAGAAGTAAACCGAAACATTACACATTAGAGTTTAAGCAAAAGGCAGTAGAATTAAGTTATGCCAAAGACAATGTAAAGCAAGTCTGTGAAGACTTGGACATATTTCCATCTGTGCTTTATCGTTGGCGTAAAGAGTTAAAAGATTACGGTAAAAACAGTTTTCCTGGTCGGGGTAAGCCTAAAATGACAGATGAAGAGAAAGAGATAGATCGTTTAAAAAAGGCTTTAAAAGAAGCCGAATTAGAGCGTGATA ATCTTAAAAAAGGCGATTGGCATCTTCTCCGTGAGCGACAAGAAAAATACAGGTTTATAAAACAACACCTATTAAAATTTCCTGTTGAGGCGATGTGCAAAGTATTAAAGGTAAGCAAAAGCGGTTATTATCACTGGTTACAATCAGGACCAAGTAAGTTGTGGATAGAAAACCAAAAGATAAGCTCGCTTGTTAGAAGCATATTTGAGAAGAGTTTTCAAAGCTATGGTTCTCCAAGGATAAAATCAGAATTGGAGGCATTAGGCTATAAGGTGTCTAAACCTAGAGTAGCCCGTATTATGAGCGCTAATTATTTGTTTGCTAAACGAAAACGTAAATTTAAAACAACCACAGATAGTAATCATAATTATCCAATAGCTCCTAATTTGCTTAACCAATGCTTTGATGTTAATCGAGAAAAACAAGTTTGGGTAAGTGACCTCACTTATATTCAAACCAAACAAGGTTGGCTGTATCTTACGGTTATTATCGATTTATTTAATAGAAAAGTGGTTGGATGGTCTTTAAGCAAAGATCTTACTACAGATAACACTATTGTAAGAGCTTGGAACATGGCTATTAAAAACACAACCTTGCAAGAACCTCTAATTTTTCATTCTGATAGAGGTGTACAATATGCAAGCCAAAAGTTTACCTCTATTATTAAAAGCTATGAAGGGTTAGTCAAGCAATCTATGAGTCGCAAAGGAAACTGTTGGGATAACGCTGTGGCAGAATCCTTTTTTAAATCATTAAAAGTAGAATGGGTATATAGACACAACTATAAACTAAGGTCCGAAGCTGAGTTATCTATCTTCGAATGGATAGAAACATGGTATA